In Apodemus sylvaticus chromosome 8, mApoSyl1.1, whole genome shotgun sequence, one genomic interval encodes:
- the Ctsb gene encoding cathepsin B isoform X1 — protein sequence MWWSLILLSCLLALTSAHDKPSFHPLSDDLINYINKQNTTWQAGRNFYNVEVSYLKKLCGTVMGGPKLPGRVGFAEDINLPESFDARVQWSHCPTILQIRDQGSCGSCWAFGAVEAISDRYCIHTNGRVNVEVSAEDLLTCCGIQCGDGCNGGYPSGAWSFWTKKGLVSGGVYNSHVGCLPYTIPPCEHHVNGSRPPCSGEGDTPRCNKSCETGYSPSYKEDKHYGYTSYSVSDNEKEIMAEIYKNGPVEGAFTVFADFLTYKSGVYKHEAGDMMGGHAIRILGWGVENGVPYWLAANSWNVDWGDNGFFKILRGENHCGIESEIVAGIPRTDQYWGRF from the exons atgtggtggtccttgatccttCTCTCTTGCCTGCTGGCACTGACCAGTGCCCACGACAAGCCTTCCTTCCACCCACTGTCGGATGACCTGATTAACTATATCAACAAGCAGAACACGACATGGCAG GCTGGACGAAACTTCTACAATGTTGAAGTAAGTTATCTGAAGAAGCTGTGTGGCACTGTCATGGGTGGACCCAAGCTGCCGGGGAG GGTTGGGTTTGCTGAGGACATAAATCTACCTGAAAGCTTTGATGCACGCGTCCAGTGGTCCCACTGCCCGACCATCCTCCAGATTAGAGACCAGGGGTCCTGCGGCTCTTGTTGG GCATTTGGGGCAGTGGAAGCCATTTCTGACCGATACTGCATTCACACCAATGGCCGAGTCAACGTGGAGGTGTCTGCCGAGGACCTGCTTACCTGCTGTGGTATCCAGTGTGGGGATGG CTGCAATGGTGGCTATCCCTCTGGAGCGTGGAGCTTCTGGACGAAAAAAGGCCTGGTTTCTGGTGGAGTCTACAATTCTCATGTAG GCTGCTTACCATACACCATCCCTCCCTGTGAGCACCATGTCAATGGCTCCCGTCCCCCTTGCTCTGGAGAAGGAGATACTCCCAGGTGCAACAAGAGCTGTGAGACTGGCTACTCCCCGTCCTACAAAGAAGATAAGCACTATG GATACACTTCCTACAGCGTGTCTGACAATGAGAAGGAGATCATGGCAGAAATCTACAAAAATGGCCCAGTGGAGGGTGCCTTCACTGTGTTTGCTGACTTCTTGACTTACAAATCAG GAGTATACAAGCATGAAGCCGGTGACATGATGGGTGGCCACGCCATCCGCATCCTGGGCTGGGGAGTAGAGAATGGAGTTCCCTATTGGCTGGCAGCCAACTCTTGGAACGTTGACTGGGGTGATAATG GCTTCTTTAAAATCCTCAGAGGAGAGAACCACTGTGGAATTGAATCGGAAATTGTGGCTGGAATCCCACGCACTGACCAGTACTGGGGAAGATTCTAA
- the Ctsb gene encoding cathepsin B isoform X2 gives MHASSGPTARPSSRLETRGPAALVGCNGGYPSGAWSFWTKKGLVSGGVYNSHVGCLPYTIPPCEHHVNGSRPPCSGEGDTPRCNKSCETGYSPSYKEDKHYGYTSYSVSDNEKEIMAEIYKNGPVEGAFTVFADFLTYKSGVYKHEAGDMMGGHAIRILGWGVENGVPYWLAANSWNVDWGDNGFFKILRGENHCGIESEIVAGIPRTDQYWGRF, from the exons ATGCACGCGTCCAGTGGTCCCACTGCCCGACCATCCTCCAGATTAGAGACCAGGGGTCCTGCGGCTCTTGTTGG CTGCAATGGTGGCTATCCCTCTGGAGCGTGGAGCTTCTGGACGAAAAAAGGCCTGGTTTCTGGTGGAGTCTACAATTCTCATGTAG GCTGCTTACCATACACCATCCCTCCCTGTGAGCACCATGTCAATGGCTCCCGTCCCCCTTGCTCTGGAGAAGGAGATACTCCCAGGTGCAACAAGAGCTGTGAGACTGGCTACTCCCCGTCCTACAAAGAAGATAAGCACTATG GATACACTTCCTACAGCGTGTCTGACAATGAGAAGGAGATCATGGCAGAAATCTACAAAAATGGCCCAGTGGAGGGTGCCTTCACTGTGTTTGCTGACTTCTTGACTTACAAATCAG GAGTATACAAGCATGAAGCCGGTGACATGATGGGTGGCCACGCCATCCGCATCCTGGGCTGGGGAGTAGAGAATGGAGTTCCCTATTGGCTGGCAGCCAACTCTTGGAACGTTGACTGGGGTGATAATG GCTTCTTTAAAATCCTCAGAGGAGAGAACCACTGTGGAATTGAATCGGAAATTGTGGCTGGAATCCCACGCACTGACCAGTACTGGGGAAGATTCTAA